One Panthera leo isolate Ple1 chromosome B1, P.leo_Ple1_pat1.1, whole genome shotgun sequence DNA window includes the following coding sequences:
- the LCORL gene encoding ligand-dependent nuclear receptor corepressor-like protein isoform X6 has protein sequence MEKGKSALSKVLESLCIHHQQQVLAMLKFLVQEQNAASLCYCNTSYTVSSESQKPLIEDDLHGLFCSCEYRLAERGCLQNERQSPGVVPLPVCIKDLHCLSCQTITIEHIMTVVNRGIANSYSSHRCCSGLLPNIHSTKSTFHTPLSSRDVCDVSVSLKDVCRSRSPSPPPLSPVQTEGFEKLKDVVSELSALENNRLEININQPPSLTPAEINSDKTDHEGKIHKTKKFSNSDSLLLEGSGNCTTNQEKGETTVIFQDLMDRINEKLKSIETTDMGNLVKLSSSDCNTDNDLKLRDLIASLLHNAKASDYSFMELLSQHDKKVENKIIQTRFRKRQETLLSVHNSPDSPTFRRQSLQIKRELASLDENFVRKKYTEKNSRKLTRNDEIFSMDREEFCHCQGSLQNSKSLQENNHAETFSPDCALQSLQLPLHSLETNLAFDAFSESFKTTSPGKMSITKLQEKSAPGKRLLQNHRKNPKLENTKTPLKSDVPGLLSRTKRHIVPPGWYSIYVTNNYVFKKSPKAKKISDSVKKKDPVKNTQIESPHNIDLNKIAMNSNLQVVVERLEDTINMAKKSWNNHSLSEGCKTSKKLIEIDGKDQDAGRNMTLTVSRMTCKEQSLSKSVVAASNIKSNHIPTIDLNSKRLDNLGNSSILDTSSLISGVQNVPTKYEAIESSFSSYSSPIKLMFLSEVKSSEGVKYTLTSVGTSKSNADLPSEKYPSHDAIEKQPETNEDIPDANFENYSSSHNGSDTLQGELNKFNCAKETTESPAMFIDDVNSDKPQDKPKENPSNDTDSSFKRKPGRPKKIGPQVVKQIKRPIGRPPKPKTDQTDITICQNESSSTGKKSPESLLSEVKEGIYKKSITVTVIYGRSRRTKRHVSEGTVNISNVISFSNNADFPTECNSLRNIREYKIDSGERSAISTLTTESEILGSGFEYIRPIKNKSVIPQPSKNIIRPNQKPFAVIRKPGRPAKVKISGISVTINRVSPQEREVSISSCLPPLEQENILEKNLAEEKYDHQCNKMDARHTEAAIFKNGSKSMVAAIPLRHSIRDRKPSLHLVHPLASSSSLIYRNTLLRKSYKLHLQKGKSEKEKHRQSRIKIASKGTPGPRNSKNAKMCLEDNKLIPISEVSLDPIISSNPLLRWWAASTSNDSLLEELNNRFEQITNAWVQVSGDEAENCVHKKRECIESDNFKIANPLETCLLELEVSPVKMLFRKKYDLNELCIWFMQTTETQSLSLVRKANARNPLEVINTRGIKLGTKYSHFNTSPFRKHFKKFALSSPSKSAGKLHILHKIVSSPLLNVRSNLTLARLKRTEFKRLQHERWKREGKPHNRGTVDWISKRRNLRFFCQNQFLKKTEGGTNADIPLQGKNTIDNQFILPPEIRDDSLQQKVAMSDLKTHANLENNFKTEAKENGTNCSQKGFEKGSRLGNVCPHNWRSKTLKDCRIFLRKINYLEHKNTFKLNTIIYSPESIGSGTNHQTHIEESKRFTLRSHSARQNSFKKQSKEIEYAKTNSPSTDKFPGQLDNSRLNKCVNYDKNPDSSDVLSKLNKRKRPPWKTTEMSTKRHKRQSCNSGQMANYYSKSQLASRPALSI, from the exons atggaaaaaggaaaatcagcATTAAGCAAAGTTTTGGAATCTTTGTGCATACATCACCAGCAACAAGTCTTGGCCATGTTGAAATTTCTAGTCCAAGAGCAAAATGCTGCTTCTCTTTGCTATTGTAATACATCATATACTGTGTCTTCAGAATCTCAAAAGCCCCTAATTGAAGATGATTTACATGGTCTATTCTGTAGTTGTGAATATAGGCTGGCAGAAAGAGGGtgtttacaaaatgaaagacaaagccCTGGTGTTGTGCCTCTGCCAGTCTGTATTAAAGATTTACATTGTTTATCTTGCCAAACTATAACTATTGAACACATTATGACAGTAGTGAATAGAGGAATTGCAAACAGTTATAGTTCTCACAGGTGCTGTTCTGGACTATTACCAAACATTCACTCTACAAAATCAACCTTTCACACTCCTCTTTCATCAAGGGACGTATGTGATGTTTCAGTCAGTCTTAAGGATGTTTGTAGATCTCGAAGTCCATCACCCCCACCATTATCACCTGTACAGACGGAaggatttgaaaaattaaaagatgttgTCTCAGAGCTCTCAGCCTTAGAAAATAACAGActtgaaataaacattaaccagcctccctctctcacaccaGCAGAAATAAACAGTGACAAGACTGATCACGaaggtaaaatacataaaactaaaaaattcagcAACTCGGATTCTTTGCTCCTGGAAGGCAGTGGTAATTGTACTACAAATCAGGAAAAAGGTGAAACTACTGTAATTTTTCAAGATTTAATGGATCgtattaatgaaaaattaaaatcaatagaAACTACAGATATGGGAAACCTTGTAAAATTATCTAGCAGTGATTGTAATACagataatgatttaaaattaagAGATTTAATAGCCTCTCTCTTGCATAATGCCAAGGCCAGTGATTACAGTTttatggaattgctgagtcaacaTGATAAAAAGGTAGAGAATAAAATTATTCAGACAAGATTTCGAAAGCGTCAAGAAACTTTACTTTCAGTGCACAACTCTCCTGATTCACCCACGTTTAGAAGGCAGTCTTtgcaaataaaaagagaacttgCCAGTCTTGATGaaaattttgtaagaaaaaaatacactgaaaaaaattcaaggaagTTGACACGCAACGATGAGATATTTTCAATGGACAGAGAAGAATTCTGTCATTGCCAAGGGTCTTTACAAAATTCTAAAAGCTTGCAAGAAAATAATCATGCAGAAACATTTTCACCAGATTGTGCATTGCAGTCATTGCAACTACCTCTTCATAGTTTAGAAACTAACTTAGCTTTTGATGCATTTTCAGAAAGCTTTAAGACAACTTCCCCTGGGAAAATGAGCATAACAAAATTACAGGAGAAATCTGCACCTGGGAAAAGACTTTTGCAAAATCACAGGAAGAATCCAAAACTGGAGAATACCAAAACTCCTTTGAAAAGTGATGTTCCTGGACTTTTGAGCAGAACTAAACGACATATTGTGCCCCCAGGATGGTATTCTATATATGTAAcaaataattatgttttcaaaaaatccCCTAAGGCCAAAAAAATTTCtgattctgtaaaaaaaaaagatccagtgAAAAATACTCAAATTGAAAGCCCACACAATATAGATCTAAACAAAATTGCAATGAATTCCAATTTACAAGTTGTTGTGGAACGTTTGGAAGATACAATAAATATGGCCAAAAAGTCTTGGAATAATCACTCATTATCTGAAGGATGTAAGACATCCAAGAAATTGATAGAAATTGATGGTAAAGATCAAGATGCAGGAAGAAACATGACTCTAACTGTAAGCAGAATGACATGCAAAGAGCAGAGTTTATCAAAATCTGTGGTAGCAGCCAGTAATATCAAAAGCAATCATATACCTACAATAGATTTGAATAGCAAAAGACTTGATAATCTGGGAAATTCATCTATTTTAGATACGAGTAGCTTGATTTCCGGTGTTCAAAATGTGCCAACAAAATACGAGGCCATTGAAAGCTCTTTTTCCAGCTATTCTAGTCCTATCAAACTCATGTTTTTATCTGAGGTTAAAAGCAGTGAAGGAGTCAAATATACTTTAACTTCAGTCGGTACTTCCAAGTCAAATGCTGATCTTCCTTCTGAAAAATATCCAAGTCATGATGCAATTGAAAAACAACCAGAAACAAATGAGGATATCCCAGATGCTAACTTTGAAAATTATAGTTCTAGTCATAATGGTAGTGACACTCTTCAGGGAGAACTAAACAAATTTAATTGTGCAAAAGAAACTACAGAATCCCCTGCAATGTTTATAGATGATGTGAACAGTGATAAGCCACAAGACAAACCTAAGGAAAATCCAAGCAATGATACTGATTCATCTTTTAAACGAAAACCAGGTAGACCTAAAAAGATAGGTCCCCAGGTTGTGAAACAAATTAAGCGGCCAATTGGAAGACCACCAAAACCTAAAACCGATCAAACAGACATCACCATTTGCCAAAATGAATCGTCTAGTACTGGAAAGAAAAGTCCAGAATCCCTCCTATCAGAAGTGAAAGAAGGTATCTATAAAAAGAGTATTACCGTAACTGTTATTTATGGAAGATCAAGAAGAACTAAAAGGCATGTTTCTGAAGGAACTGTAAACATAAGCAATGTTATATCTTTCAGCAATAATGCTGATTTTCCAACTGAATGTAATAGTCTCAGAAATATTAGAGAATACAAAATTGACTCAGGTGAAAGAAGTGCTATTTCAACTTTGACTACTGAAAGTGAGATCTTGGGGTCTGGCTTTGAATATATTAGGCCCATCAAGAACAAGTCTGTGATACCTCAACCTTCCAAGAACATTATCCGACCAAATCAGAAGCCTTTTGCAGTAATTAGGAAGCCTGGTAGACCTGCAAAAGTGAAAATCTCTGGCATATCTGTGACTATTAATAGAGTTTCACCTCAGGAGAGAGAAGTAAGTATTAGCAGCTGTTTGCCTCCTTtagaacaagaaaatatattagagaaaaatctgGCTGAAGAAAAGTATGATCACCAATGCAATAAGATGGACGCAAGGCACACTGAAGCTGCAATATTTAAGAATGGATCAAAAAGTATGGTTGCTGCTATACCTTTGAGACATTCTATTAGGGATAGAAAGCCATCTCTCCATCTCGTACATCCATTAGCATCTTCCAGCTCACTTATTTATAGAAATACTCTGCTCCGTAAATCATATAAACTCCATTTGCAGAAAGGtaaaagtgagaaggaaaaacatAGGCAGTCAAGGATAAAAATAGCTTCAAAAGGTACCCCTGGACCTAGAAattcaaagaatgcaaaaatgtgTTTGGAAGATAACAAATTAATACCCATTTCTGAAGTATCCTTGGACCCTATAATTTCATCAAACCCTTTGCTCAGGTGGTGGGCTGCTTCTACTTCAAATGATTCCTTATTAGAGGAATTAAACAATAGATTTGAGCAAATAACAAATGCTTGGGTGCAAGTGAGTGGAGATGAAGCTGAAAACTGTgttcataaaaaaagagaatgcattGAAAGTGATAATTTCAAAATAGCAAACCCTTTGGAAACCTGTCTTTTAGAACTTGAAGTTTCACCTGTAAAAATGCTTTTTCGGAAAAAGTATGATTTGAATGAACTCTGTATCTGGTTTatgcaaacaacagaaacacaGTCTCTTTCACTAGTTAGAAAAGCAAATGCTCGAAACCCTTTGGAAGTAATAAATACCAGAGGAATTAAATTAGGGAccaaatattctcattttaatacTAGCCCCTTcagaaagcactttaaaaaatttgcacTGTCTTCTCCTTCAAAATCAGCAGGGAAGTTGCATATACTACATAAAATAGTTAGCTCTCCACTGTTAAATGTGAGAAGTAATTTAACATTAGCTAGATTAAAAAGAACTGAGTTTAAGAGGTTGCAGCACGAAAggtggaaaagagagggaaagccGCACAACCGTGGAACAGTTGATTGGATCTCTAAAAGAAGGAACTTAAGGTTTTTCTGCcagaatcaatttttaaaaaagactgaggGGGGAACAAATGCTGACATCCCACTCCAAGGAAAAAACACAATAGATAATCAGTTTATTTTGCCACCTGAGATCAGAGATGACTCTTTGCAACAGAAGGTGGCGATGTCTGACTTGAAAACACATGCTAATTTAGAGAATAATTTTAAGACAGAAGCAAAGGAGAATGGAACAAATTGCAGCCAAAAAGGTTTTGAAAAGGGATCAAGACTAGGAAATGTATGTCCACATAATTGGAGGTCAAAAACCTTAAAAGATTGTAGAATATTTTTGAGGAAGATCAACTATCTTGAacacaaaaatacttttaagcTAAATACAATCATTTACTCTCCTGAATCTATTGGCAGTGGAACTAATCATCAGACTCACATAGAAGAATCAAAGCGCTTTACCTTAAGATCCCATTCTGCTAggcaaaattcttttaaaaagcaatctaaagaaatagaatatgCTAAAACAAATAGTCCTTCAACCGATAAATTTCCTGGCCAACTTGACAATAGTagattaaataaatgtgttaactATGACAAGAATCCTGATAGTTCTGACGTTCTTAGCAaattgaacaaaagaaaaagaccgCCATGGAAGACCACAGAAATgtcaacaaaaagacataaacgACAGTCTTGCAACAGTGGACAAATGGCAAACTATTATTCAAAATCCCAACTAG CCTCCAGACCTGCTTTGTCTATCTGA
- the LCORL gene encoding ligand-dependent nuclear receptor corepressor-like protein isoform X3 — MDEKCSFCNLQREAVSDCIPSLDSSQSTPTEELSSQGQSNTEKIECQAENYLNALFRKKDLPQNCDPNIPLVAQELMKKMIRQFAIEYISKSGKIQENRNGSIGPSLICKSIQMNQAENSLQEEQEGPLDLTVNRMQEQNTQQGDGVLDLSTKKTSIKSEESSICDPSSENSMAGSTVDAKSEEATKMEKGKSALSKVLESLCIHHQQQVLAMLKFLVQEQNAASLCYCNTSYTVSSESQKPLIEDDLHGLFCSCEYRLAERGCLQNERQSPGVVPLPVCIKDLHCLSCQTITIEHIMTVVNRGIANSYSSHRCCSGLLPNIHSTKSTFHTPLSSRDVCDVSVSLKDVCRSRSPSPPPLSPVQTEGFEKLKDVVSELSALENNRLEININQPPSLTPAEINSDKTDHEGKIHKTKKFSNSDSLLLEGSGNCTTNQEKGETTVIFQDLMDRINEKLKSIETTDMGNLVKLSSSDCNTDNDLKLRDLIASLLHNAKASDYSFMELLSQHDKKVENKIIQTRFRKRQETLLSVHNSPDSPTFRRQSLQIKRELASLDENFVRKKYTEKNSRKLTRNDEIFSMDREEFCHCQGSLQNSKSLQENNHAETFSPDCALQSLQLPLHSLETNLAFDAFSESFKTTSPGKMSITKLQEKSAPGKRLLQNHRKNPKLENTKTPLKSDVPGLLSRTKRHIVPPGWYSIYVTNNYVFKKSPKAKKISDSVKKKDPVKNTQIESPHNIDLNKIAMNSNLQVVVERLEDTINMAKKSWNNHSLSEGCKTSKKLIEIDGKDQDAGRNMTLTVSRMTCKEQSLSKSVVAASNIKSNHIPTIDLNSKRLDNLGNSSILDTSSLISGVQNVPTKYEAIESSFSSYSSPIKLMFLSEVKSSEGVKYTLTSVGTSKSNADLPSEKYPSHDAIEKQPETNEDIPDANFENYSSSHNGSDTLQGELNKFNCAKETTESPAMFIDDVNSDKPQDKPKENPSNDTDSSFKRKPGRPKKIGPQVVKQIKRPIGRPPKPKTDQTDITICQNESSSTGKKSPESLLSEVKEGIYKKSITVTVIYGRSRRTKRHVSEGTVNISNVISFSNNADFPTECNSLRNIREYKIDSGERSAISTLTTESEILGSGFEYIRPIKNKSVIPQPSKNIIRPNQKPFAVIRKPGRPAKVKISGISVTINRVSPQEREVSISSCLPPLEQENILEKNLAEEKYDHQCNKMDARHTEAAIFKNGSKSMVAAIPLRHSIRDRKPSLHLVHPLASSSSLIYRNTLLRKSYKLHLQKGKSEKEKHRQSRIKIASKGTPGPRNSKNAKMCLEDNKLIPISEVSLDPIISSNPLLRWWAASTSNDSLLEELNNRFEQITNAWVQVSGDEAENCVHKKRECIESDNFKIANPLETCLLELEVSPVKMLFRKKYDLNELCIWFMQTTETQSLSLVRKANARNPLEVINTRGIKLGTKYSHFNTSPFRKHFKKFALSSPSKSAGKLHILHKIVSSPLLNVRSNLTLARLKRTEFKRLQHERWKREGKPHNRGTVDWISKRRNLRFFCQNQFLKKTEGGTNADIPLQGKNTIDNQFILPPEIRDDSLQQKVAMSDLKTHANLENNFKTEAKENGTNCSQKGFEKGSRLGNVCPHNWRSKTLKDCRIFLRKINYLEHKNTFKLNTIIYSPESIGSGTNHQTHIEESKRFTLRSHSARQNSFKKQSKEIEYAKTNSPSTDKFPGQLDNSRLNKCVNYDKNPDSSDVLSKLNKRKRPPWKTTEMSTKRHKRQSCNSGQMANYYSKSQLASRPALSI, encoded by the exons ttcaacTGTTGATGCAAAATCAGAGGAAGCtactaaaatggaaaaaggaaaatcagcATTAAGCAAAGTTTTGGAATCTTTGTGCATACATCACCAGCAACAAGTCTTGGCCATGTTGAAATTTCTAGTCCAAGAGCAAAATGCTGCTTCTCTTTGCTATTGTAATACATCATATACTGTGTCTTCAGAATCTCAAAAGCCCCTAATTGAAGATGATTTACATGGTCTATTCTGTAGTTGTGAATATAGGCTGGCAGAAAGAGGGtgtttacaaaatgaaagacaaagccCTGGTGTTGTGCCTCTGCCAGTCTGTATTAAAGATTTACATTGTTTATCTTGCCAAACTATAACTATTGAACACATTATGACAGTAGTGAATAGAGGAATTGCAAACAGTTATAGTTCTCACAGGTGCTGTTCTGGACTATTACCAAACATTCACTCTACAAAATCAACCTTTCACACTCCTCTTTCATCAAGGGACGTATGTGATGTTTCAGTCAGTCTTAAGGATGTTTGTAGATCTCGAAGTCCATCACCCCCACCATTATCACCTGTACAGACGGAaggatttgaaaaattaaaagatgttgTCTCAGAGCTCTCAGCCTTAGAAAATAACAGActtgaaataaacattaaccagcctccctctctcacaccaGCAGAAATAAACAGTGACAAGACTGATCACGaaggtaaaatacataaaactaaaaaattcagcAACTCGGATTCTTTGCTCCTGGAAGGCAGTGGTAATTGTACTACAAATCAGGAAAAAGGTGAAACTACTGTAATTTTTCAAGATTTAATGGATCgtattaatgaaaaattaaaatcaatagaAACTACAGATATGGGAAACCTTGTAAAATTATCTAGCAGTGATTGTAATACagataatgatttaaaattaagAGATTTAATAGCCTCTCTCTTGCATAATGCCAAGGCCAGTGATTACAGTTttatggaattgctgagtcaacaTGATAAAAAGGTAGAGAATAAAATTATTCAGACAAGATTTCGAAAGCGTCAAGAAACTTTACTTTCAGTGCACAACTCTCCTGATTCACCCACGTTTAGAAGGCAGTCTTtgcaaataaaaagagaacttgCCAGTCTTGATGaaaattttgtaagaaaaaaatacactgaaaaaaattcaaggaagTTGACACGCAACGATGAGATATTTTCAATGGACAGAGAAGAATTCTGTCATTGCCAAGGGTCTTTACAAAATTCTAAAAGCTTGCAAGAAAATAATCATGCAGAAACATTTTCACCAGATTGTGCATTGCAGTCATTGCAACTACCTCTTCATAGTTTAGAAACTAACTTAGCTTTTGATGCATTTTCAGAAAGCTTTAAGACAACTTCCCCTGGGAAAATGAGCATAACAAAATTACAGGAGAAATCTGCACCTGGGAAAAGACTTTTGCAAAATCACAGGAAGAATCCAAAACTGGAGAATACCAAAACTCCTTTGAAAAGTGATGTTCCTGGACTTTTGAGCAGAACTAAACGACATATTGTGCCCCCAGGATGGTATTCTATATATGTAAcaaataattatgttttcaaaaaatccCCTAAGGCCAAAAAAATTTCtgattctgtaaaaaaaaaagatccagtgAAAAATACTCAAATTGAAAGCCCACACAATATAGATCTAAACAAAATTGCAATGAATTCCAATTTACAAGTTGTTGTGGAACGTTTGGAAGATACAATAAATATGGCCAAAAAGTCTTGGAATAATCACTCATTATCTGAAGGATGTAAGACATCCAAGAAATTGATAGAAATTGATGGTAAAGATCAAGATGCAGGAAGAAACATGACTCTAACTGTAAGCAGAATGACATGCAAAGAGCAGAGTTTATCAAAATCTGTGGTAGCAGCCAGTAATATCAAAAGCAATCATATACCTACAATAGATTTGAATAGCAAAAGACTTGATAATCTGGGAAATTCATCTATTTTAGATACGAGTAGCTTGATTTCCGGTGTTCAAAATGTGCCAACAAAATACGAGGCCATTGAAAGCTCTTTTTCCAGCTATTCTAGTCCTATCAAACTCATGTTTTTATCTGAGGTTAAAAGCAGTGAAGGAGTCAAATATACTTTAACTTCAGTCGGTACTTCCAAGTCAAATGCTGATCTTCCTTCTGAAAAATATCCAAGTCATGATGCAATTGAAAAACAACCAGAAACAAATGAGGATATCCCAGATGCTAACTTTGAAAATTATAGTTCTAGTCATAATGGTAGTGACACTCTTCAGGGAGAACTAAACAAATTTAATTGTGCAAAAGAAACTACAGAATCCCCTGCAATGTTTATAGATGATGTGAACAGTGATAAGCCACAAGACAAACCTAAGGAAAATCCAAGCAATGATACTGATTCATCTTTTAAACGAAAACCAGGTAGACCTAAAAAGATAGGTCCCCAGGTTGTGAAACAAATTAAGCGGCCAATTGGAAGACCACCAAAACCTAAAACCGATCAAACAGACATCACCATTTGCCAAAATGAATCGTCTAGTACTGGAAAGAAAAGTCCAGAATCCCTCCTATCAGAAGTGAAAGAAGGTATCTATAAAAAGAGTATTACCGTAACTGTTATTTATGGAAGATCAAGAAGAACTAAAAGGCATGTTTCTGAAGGAACTGTAAACATAAGCAATGTTATATCTTTCAGCAATAATGCTGATTTTCCAACTGAATGTAATAGTCTCAGAAATATTAGAGAATACAAAATTGACTCAGGTGAAAGAAGTGCTATTTCAACTTTGACTACTGAAAGTGAGATCTTGGGGTCTGGCTTTGAATATATTAGGCCCATCAAGAACAAGTCTGTGATACCTCAACCTTCCAAGAACATTATCCGACCAAATCAGAAGCCTTTTGCAGTAATTAGGAAGCCTGGTAGACCTGCAAAAGTGAAAATCTCTGGCATATCTGTGACTATTAATAGAGTTTCACCTCAGGAGAGAGAAGTAAGTATTAGCAGCTGTTTGCCTCCTTtagaacaagaaaatatattagagaaaaatctgGCTGAAGAAAAGTATGATCACCAATGCAATAAGATGGACGCAAGGCACACTGAAGCTGCAATATTTAAGAATGGATCAAAAAGTATGGTTGCTGCTATACCTTTGAGACATTCTATTAGGGATAGAAAGCCATCTCTCCATCTCGTACATCCATTAGCATCTTCCAGCTCACTTATTTATAGAAATACTCTGCTCCGTAAATCATATAAACTCCATTTGCAGAAAGGtaaaagtgagaaggaaaaacatAGGCAGTCAAGGATAAAAATAGCTTCAAAAGGTACCCCTGGACCTAGAAattcaaagaatgcaaaaatgtgTTTGGAAGATAACAAATTAATACCCATTTCTGAAGTATCCTTGGACCCTATAATTTCATCAAACCCTTTGCTCAGGTGGTGGGCTGCTTCTACTTCAAATGATTCCTTATTAGAGGAATTAAACAATAGATTTGAGCAAATAACAAATGCTTGGGTGCAAGTGAGTGGAGATGAAGCTGAAAACTGTgttcataaaaaaagagaatgcattGAAAGTGATAATTTCAAAATAGCAAACCCTTTGGAAACCTGTCTTTTAGAACTTGAAGTTTCACCTGTAAAAATGCTTTTTCGGAAAAAGTATGATTTGAATGAACTCTGTATCTGGTTTatgcaaacaacagaaacacaGTCTCTTTCACTAGTTAGAAAAGCAAATGCTCGAAACCCTTTGGAAGTAATAAATACCAGAGGAATTAAATTAGGGAccaaatattctcattttaatacTAGCCCCTTcagaaagcactttaaaaaatttgcacTGTCTTCTCCTTCAAAATCAGCAGGGAAGTTGCATATACTACATAAAATAGTTAGCTCTCCACTGTTAAATGTGAGAAGTAATTTAACATTAGCTAGATTAAAAAGAACTGAGTTTAAGAGGTTGCAGCACGAAAggtggaaaagagagggaaagccGCACAACCGTGGAACAGTTGATTGGATCTCTAAAAGAAGGAACTTAAGGTTTTTCTGCcagaatcaatttttaaaaaagactgaggGGGGAACAAATGCTGACATCCCACTCCAAGGAAAAAACACAATAGATAATCAGTTTATTTTGCCACCTGAGATCAGAGATGACTCTTTGCAACAGAAGGTGGCGATGTCTGACTTGAAAACACATGCTAATTTAGAGAATAATTTTAAGACAGAAGCAAAGGAGAATGGAACAAATTGCAGCCAAAAAGGTTTTGAAAAGGGATCAAGACTAGGAAATGTATGTCCACATAATTGGAGGTCAAAAACCTTAAAAGATTGTAGAATATTTTTGAGGAAGATCAACTATCTTGAacacaaaaatacttttaagcTAAATACAATCATTTACTCTCCTGAATCTATTGGCAGTGGAACTAATCATCAGACTCACATAGAAGAATCAAAGCGCTTTACCTTAAGATCCCATTCTGCTAggcaaaattcttttaaaaagcaatctaaagaaatagaatatgCTAAAACAAATAGTCCTTCAACCGATAAATTTCCTGGCCAACTTGACAATAGTagattaaataaatgtgttaactATGACAAGAATCCTGATAGTTCTGACGTTCTTAGCAaattgaacaaaagaaaaagaccgCCATGGAAGACCACAGAAATgtcaacaaaaagacataaacgACAGTCTTGCAACAGTGGACAAATGGCAAACTATTATTCAAAATCCCAACTAG CCTCCAGACCTGCTTTGTCTATCTGA